A section of the Meles meles chromosome 8, mMelMel3.1 paternal haplotype, whole genome shotgun sequence genome encodes:
- the LOC123948788 gene encoding LOW QUALITY PROTEIN: nucleolar GTP-binding protein 2-like (The sequence of the model RefSeq protein was modified relative to this genomic sequence to represent the inferred CDS: deleted 2 bases in 1 codon) has translation MSLIVHVADLPFKKKVEFLKGVVYPSEDSETDIVLKGVVQVEKIKTPEDHISAVLERAKPEYISKTYKIDSWENAEDFLEKLAFRTGKLLKGGEPDLQTVGKMVLNDWQRCRIPFFVKPPNAEPPAASQLPSSSSLEVATETSQKDTEEEVTATVGESSEPVNEKENENSRCDKDSEMQQILAWVRQNFGKINVVPQFSGDDLVLLEMSDIDEELESFSGEEEEKEEEEQELEDEEEESCPESQGEHVGNDTKAVIRALDEKIAKYQKFLNKAKAKKFSAVRISKGLSEKVFTKSEEQRAAEEVAEDTAPTKKGKKRKAQREEDRSNKTRRMLTSKERRQVARQQQSRKVGVRYYETHNVKNRNRNKKKTNDSDGQKHKHKKFKHKQ, from the exons GTGTGGTTTACCCCTCTGAGGACTCGGAGACAGACATCGTGCTGAAAGGAGTCGTTcaagttgaaaaaataaagactccCGAAGACCACATCAGTGCTGTACTTGAACGAGCGAAGCCAGAATACATCAGCAAGACCTACAAGATTGATTCTTGGGAGAATGCTGAGGACTTTCTTGAGAAGCTGGCATTCAGGACTGGGAAGTTACTGAAGGGTGGAGAGCCTGACTTGCAGACTGTGGGCAAGATGGTTCTCAATGACTGGCAGAGA TGCCGGATTCCTTTTTTTGTCAAGCCGCCCAATGCGGAGCCCCCTGCGGCCTCCCAGCTCCCTTCCTCCTCATCTTTGGAAGTTGCCACAGAAACAAGCCAGAAGGACACTGAAGAGGAAGTCACCGCAACTGTAGGGGAATCCTCAGAGCCTGTCAATGAGAAGGAAAACGAGAACAGTCGCTGTGACAAGGACTCAGAAATGCAGCAGATTCTGGCATGGGTTCGGCAGAATTTCGGCAAAATCAAtgttgtgcctcagttttccggGGATGACCTGGTCCTTTTGGAGATGTCCGATATTGATGAAGAGCTTGAGAGCTTttctggagaggaggaagagaaagaggaggaggaacaggaacTGGAAGACGAGGAAGAGGAGTCTTGCCCAGAGTCCCAGGGAGAACACGTGGGCAATGACACCAAGGCCGTTATTAGAGCGCTGGATGAAAAGATTGCTAAATATCAGAAGTTTTTAAACAAAGCCAAAGCTAAGAAGTTTTCCGCAGTCAGAATATCCAAGGGACTAAGTGAAAAGGTTTTTACAAAATCTGAAGAACAAAGAGCAGCTGAAGAGGTTGCAGAAGACACAGCACCTaccaaaaagggaaagaaaaggaaggcacagagggaagaggaCCGTTCAAATAAGACTCGCAGGATGCTTACATCTAAGGAACGGAGGCAAGTGGCGCGGCAGCAGCAGTCCAGGAAAGTTGGTGTACGCTACTATGAAACACACAACGTGAAAAATAGGAACAGGAACAAAAAGAAGACCAATGACTCAGACGGacagaaacacaaacacaaaaaattcaaacataagcagtaa